A genomic segment from Portunus trituberculatus isolate SZX2019 chromosome 14, ASM1759143v1, whole genome shotgun sequence encodes:
- the LOC123503496 gene encoding putative nuclease HARBI1 encodes MLKCTICFVLQIPKTQAEWLTVATDFETIWNFPHCVGAIDGKHVTLKCPIASGSEYINYKGFFSIVLLALVDANYNFMFVDVGCQGRISDGGVIANTQLYKLMEEKALNLPEPAPLNEREEVVPFFFVGDEAFSMSETLMKAYPGYHVKGSKQRIFNYRICRARRVVENVFGIASSVFRVLRKPLLLEPEKASCVVMTTTLLHNFLRRRPDSAELYTPPGTFDSEEAGVVRNGNWREATHEMGSLLPLKRVARKTKATLLNVREEIADYFLNEGKLAWQNDYA; translated from the coding sequence atgttaaagtgtaccatttgttttgttttacagATCCCTAAAACACAGGCAGAGTGGTTGACAGTGGCTACAGATTTTGAAACTATATGGAACTTTCCACACTGTGTCGGGGCTATTGATGGTAAGCACGTCACTTTGAAGTGTCCCATTGCAAGTGGCAGTGAATACATCAACTACAAAGGTTTTTTCAGCATTGTTCTTCTTGCATTAGTTGATGCTAACTACAACTTCATGTTTGTAGACGTGGGATGCCAAGGACGAATATCAGACGGTGGTGTGATCGCAAACACACAGTTGTACAAGCTAATGGAGGAAAAAGCTTTAAATCTACCTGAGCCTGCTCCTCTAAACGAGAGGGAGGAAGTTGTACCATTCTTCTTTGTGGGAGATGAAGCTTTTTCTATGAGTGAAACCTTGATGAAAGCATATCCAGGTTACCACGTCAAAGGATCAAAGCAAAGAATTTTTAACTACAGGATTTGTAGAGCTCGCAGAGTAGTTGAAAATGTATTTGGCATAGCATCTTCAGTTTTCCGTGTGCTGAGGAAACCGTTGCTACTGGAACCAGAAAAGGCTTCATGTGTAGTGATGACAACTACTTTACTACACAACTTCTTGCGCCGAAGACCAGATTCAGCGGAACTCTACACTCCACCAGGAACATTTGATTCAGAAGAGGCAGGTGTTGTGAGAAatggaaattggagagaagcAACGCACGAGATGGGATCACTTCTTCCCCTGAAAAGAGTTGCACGCAAAACAAAGGCTACATTGCTGAATGTAAGGGAGGAGATAGCTGACTATTtcttgaatgaaggaaaattagcGTGGCAAAATGACTACGCATAG
- the LOC123503505 gene encoding uncharacterized protein LOC123503505 isoform X2 — protein sequence MRRRGVRTSRIWCTTLWAPSTVSGPPHDLLLPKLPHQETSQNRATASSPCITHTTPTSTTITSTTTTTRIPRRTHTPQCPCAAAGLNKDVSRLSLADRLEKDIEPPPSACVTPTSDSSAPCKVFRNSFLPRTYSHKGVMGGRRLMKCVVVSQVKHSERSCRVKQ from the exons ATGAGGAGGCGCGGCGTCAGAACGAGCAGAATATGGTGCACAACGCTGTGGGCGCCGTCAACAGTGTCTGGACCACCACATGATCTTCTACTCCCTAAACTTCCCCATCAAGAAACCTCTCAAAACCGTGCCACCGCCTCCTCCCCTTgcatcacccacaccacacccacctccaccaccatcacctccacgacCACGACTACAAGAATCCCGCGGAGAACGCATACTCCGCAGTGCCCATGCGCAGCAGCAGGACTTAACAAGGATGTGTCGCGGCTCTCGCTGGCTGACCGCCTCGAGAAGGACATTGAGCCCCCGCCCAGCGCCTGCGTCACGCCCACCTCGGACTCCAGCGCCCCATGCAAGGTGTTCCGGAATTCCTTCCTGCCGCGCACATACAGCCACAA AGGAGTTATGGGTGGCAGGAGGTTGATGaaatgtgtggtggtgtcaCAAGTGAAGCACAGTGAGCGTTCCTGCAGGGTGAAGCAATGA
- the LOC123503505 gene encoding uncharacterized protein LOC123503505 isoform X1 gives MRRRGVRTSRIWCTTLWAPSTVSGPPHDLLLPKLPHQETSQNRATASSPCITHTTPTSTTITSTTTTTRIPRRTHTPQCPCAAAGLNKDVSRLSLADRLEKDIEPPPSACVTPTSDSSAPCKVFRNSFLPRTYSHKPKSSDRRQRGVFSWTFEEYHLLEAQSTDSAGNWTTTV, from the exons ATGAGGAGGCGCGGCGTCAGAACGAGCAGAATATGGTGCACAACGCTGTGGGCGCCGTCAACAGTGTCTGGACCACCACATGATCTTCTACTCCCTAAACTTCCCCATCAAGAAACCTCTCAAAACCGTGCCACCGCCTCCTCCCCTTgcatcacccacaccacacccacctccaccaccatcacctccacgacCACGACTACAAGAATCCCGCGGAGAACGCATACTCCGCAGTGCCCATGCGCAGCAGCAGGACTTAACAAGGATGTGTCGCGGCTCTCGCTGGCTGACCGCCTCGAGAAGGACATTGAGCCCCCGCCCAGCGCCTGCGTCACGCCCACCTCGGACTCCAGCGCCCCATGCAAGGTGTTCCGGAATTCCTTCCTGCCGCGCACATACAGCCACAA GCCGAAATCAAGCGACCGCCGGCAGAGAGGAGTCTTCTCCTGGACGTTTGAAGAGTACCACCTTCTTGAAGCACAGAGCACAGACAGCGCTGGAAACTGGACTACTACAGTTTGA
- the LOC123503505 gene encoding uncharacterized protein LOC123503505 isoform X3, translating to MRRRGVRTSRIWCTTLWAPSTVSGPPHDLLLPKLPHQETSQNRATASSPCITHTTPTSTTITSTTTTTRIPRRTHTPQCPCAAAGLNKDVSRLSLADRLEKDIEPPPSACVTPTSDSSAPCKAEIKRPPAERSLLLDV from the exons ATGAGGAGGCGCGGCGTCAGAACGAGCAGAATATGGTGCACAACGCTGTGGGCGCCGTCAACAGTGTCTGGACCACCACATGATCTTCTACTCCCTAAACTTCCCCATCAAGAAACCTCTCAAAACCGTGCCACCGCCTCCTCCCCTTgcatcacccacaccacacccacctccaccaccatcacctccacgacCACGACTACAAGAATCCCGCGGAGAACGCATACTCCGCAGTGCCCATGCGCAGCAGCAGGACTTAACAAGGATGTGTCGCGGCTCTCGCTGGCTGACCGCCTCGAGAAGGACATTGAGCCCCCGCCCAGCGCCTGCGTCACGCCCACCTCGGACTCCAGCGCCCCATGCAAG GCCGAAATCAAGCGACCGCCGGCAGAGAGGAGTCTTCTCCTGGACGTTTGA